From one Pontibacillus sp. HMF3514 genomic stretch:
- a CDS encoding ABC transporter permease, with protein MLNYIIRRLVMLIPVLLGVSILTFSMIHMIPGDPARSMLGTKANEKALTELREELGLNDPYLVQYGKFLGDLAQGDLGTSFKTKAPVTDELESRLPATIELTLFAMAIAMVVGVLAGVISAVKQYSWFDNLSMTGALFGVSIPIFWLGLMMIWLFSVKLGWLPASGRLSSGVEIEAITHFYLLDSILTWNWSGFVDVFKHLLMPGVALATIPMAIIARMTRSSMLEVMNQDYIRTADAKGLATYLVVFQHALKNAFLPVLTVIGLQFGFLLGGAVLTETIFSWPGIGRFVLQSILARDYPVVQSTILVIAVIFVFVNLITDILYKYIDPRISLD; from the coding sequence TTGTTAAATTACATCATTCGTCGCTTAGTCATGTTAATACCAGTTTTATTAGGGGTGTCGATATTAACATTTTCCATGATTCATATGATCCCTGGTGATCCAGCGCGAAGCATGCTGGGAACAAAAGCTAATGAAAAGGCTCTTACGGAACTACGAGAGGAACTTGGCTTGAATGATCCTTACCTTGTGCAATATGGGAAGTTTCTTGGAGACCTGGCGCAAGGGGACTTAGGGACTTCGTTCAAAACCAAGGCGCCTGTTACAGATGAATTAGAGAGTCGCCTCCCAGCCACCATTGAGCTAACTCTTTTCGCTATGGCGATCGCGATGGTTGTTGGTGTATTGGCTGGTGTTATATCAGCGGTTAAACAATATTCATGGTTTGATAATCTCAGTATGACCGGGGCCTTGTTTGGGGTCTCGATACCGATATTCTGGCTAGGTTTAATGATGATCTGGTTGTTCTCCGTTAAGTTGGGCTGGCTTCCGGCTTCAGGAAGGTTATCGAGCGGAGTTGAGATTGAAGCTATCACACATTTTTATTTATTAGATAGTATTCTTACTTGGAACTGGTCAGGGTTTGTAGATGTGTTCAAGCATTTACTAATGCCAGGTGTTGCACTTGCAACGATCCCAATGGCGATTATAGCTCGTATGACGCGTTCAAGTATGCTTGAAGTCATGAACCAAGACTATATCCGTACAGCCGATGCAAAAGGATTAGCTACTTATTTAGTTGTTTTTCAACATGCATTAAAAAATGCCTTCTTACCAGTTTTAACTGTAATTGGGTTACAATTTGGATTTTTGCTTGGAGGAGCTGTTTTAACAGAGACAATCTTCTCTTGGCCTGGCATTGGACGTTTCGTTTTACAATCCATTCTTGCCAGAGATTACCCAGTTGTGCAAAGTACCATTCTAGTCATTGCGGTTATTTTCGTGTTTGTGAACCTAATTACCGATATCTTATACAAATACATTGATCCACGTATTAGTCTCGATTAG
- a CDS encoding ABC transporter ATP-binding protein, protein MMEQEPILQVENLHTHFFTKSGVVKAVDGVSFDIRPGETLGIVGESGSGKSITAMSIMRLIKDPPGKIVDGRVLFKGENLLEKSNKEMRSIRGNQISMVFQDPMTSLNPVFTVEKQMVETIRTHRNVSKKEAIDRAVELLDLVGIPSARSRLKSYPHEFSGGMRQRVMIALALSCDPEVLIADEPTTALDVTIQAQILELLERLQKELGMAIVMITHDLGVVAEVCDRVMVMYAGKPVEFSEVTELFDHPKHPYTWGLMSSIPQIKNRQDRLEAISGLPPDLRSLPQGCSFAPRCKHAMDKCHEVDPAFREHMPAHHVRCLLYEEKEEVTT, encoded by the coding sequence ATAATGGAACAGGAACCGATACTTCAAGTTGAAAATTTGCATACACACTTCTTCACCAAGTCAGGGGTCGTTAAAGCGGTTGATGGCGTTAGTTTTGACATCAGACCTGGCGAAACTCTTGGGATCGTTGGTGAATCGGGATCAGGAAAAAGTATCACCGCCATGTCCATCATGCGGCTGATCAAGGATCCTCCAGGAAAAATTGTGGATGGGAGAGTTCTTTTTAAAGGAGAGAACCTTCTTGAAAAGTCCAATAAAGAAATGCGATCCATTCGAGGGAATCAAATTTCAATGGTCTTCCAGGATCCCATGACATCACTTAATCCGGTTTTCACCGTTGAAAAGCAGATGGTTGAAACCATCCGCACACACCGAAATGTTTCTAAAAAAGAAGCGATTGACCGTGCTGTTGAACTTCTCGATCTAGTCGGGATTCCGTCGGCACGTAGCCGTCTTAAAAGCTATCCACATGAATTCAGTGGTGGAATGAGACAACGCGTAATGATCGCACTTGCTTTATCGTGTGATCCGGAAGTTCTTATTGCAGACGAACCGACAACAGCGCTAGACGTTACGATTCAGGCACAAATTCTTGAATTGCTTGAGCGTCTTCAGAAAGAACTTGGTATGGCGATTGTCATGATCACACACGACTTAGGCGTAGTAGCGGAAGTTTGTGATCGAGTCATGGTTATGTACGCAGGGAAACCTGTTGAATTTTCTGAGGTAACCGAGTTATTCGATCATCCGAAGCATCCATATACGTGGGGGCTGATGAGTTCTATCCCACAAATCAAAAACAGACAGGATCGTCTGGAGGCCATTTCGGGTCTTCCACCAGATTTACGTTCACTGCCGCAGGGTTGTAGCTTTGCACCTCGCTGTAAGCATGCGATGGATAAGTGTCATGAAGTTGACCCAGCGTTTAGAGAACACATGCCAGCACACCATGTTCGTTGCTTACTGTATGAAGAGAAAGAAGAGGTGACAACATGA
- a CDS encoding ABC transporter substrate-binding protein, with amino-acid sequence MKKHLFRTLLALSLLVVLALAACSGDSTSSENTDDNSDQSSEEDNSNNNDGNSDENASEGSGKDTLVFGRGADSKQLDPSKVTDGESIYVTQQIYDQLVTYEQDSTEVKPALATDWETSDDGTVWTFTLREGVKFHDGTSFEAEDVVYNFERWTKSKDYIYYGYMFGGHEDGLIEKVEAVDEYKVKFTLKEPNAPFIQTLAMPPFGIASPDAIEKHGEDYFKNPVGTGPFKFESWTRGDRIELSRNDDFWGQKAGVKNLTFRVIPDNGARFMELQSGSIDLMLGLNPQDLEPAENADGLQVFRRPSMNVGYMAMNTDKEGPLANKKVRQAVNLAVDKKELIKLFEGLGKSAKNPMPPSLWGYNDDIDPYGYDVEKAKTLLAEAGYGDGINITLYTMPNPRPYMPQPKVTAQAIQQMLKKANINVEIVENDWETHLEVTQNGEHDMALLGWTGDNGDPDNFLYVLLDKDNAKVGSAGNIAFYKNDEVHDLLKSAQSEMEQSKRAEKYKKAQEIIHEDAPWLPIAHTTPPLVGKDNIKGYVPHATGSEKLHTITFE; translated from the coding sequence TTGAAAAAACATTTGTTTCGCACGCTTCTAGCACTAAGTTTACTAGTTGTGCTAGCTCTAGCAGCATGTAGTGGTGACTCAACATCGTCTGAAAACACAGATGATAACTCAGATCAGAGCAGCGAAGAAGATAACAGCAATAATAACGATGGTAACAGTGATGAAAATGCAAGTGAAGGTTCTGGCAAGGATACATTAGTATTTGGTCGCGGTGCTGACTCCAAGCAGTTAGACCCATCTAAAGTAACTGATGGCGAGTCCATCTACGTTACACAGCAAATTTATGATCAGCTTGTTACTTATGAGCAAGATAGCACAGAGGTAAAACCAGCTCTTGCTACTGATTGGGAAACAAGCGATGACGGTACAGTTTGGACATTTACCCTACGTGAAGGTGTAAAGTTCCATGATGGTACATCTTTTGAAGCGGAAGACGTTGTTTACAACTTCGAACGCTGGACAAAATCTAAAGACTACATTTACTACGGTTATATGTTCGGTGGTCATGAAGACGGCCTTATCGAAAAAGTTGAAGCTGTAGATGAGTACAAAGTTAAATTTACATTAAAAGAGCCAAACGCTCCATTCATTCAGACTCTAGCAATGCCTCCATTCGGTATCGCAAGTCCTGATGCAATTGAGAAGCATGGTGAAGATTACTTCAAGAACCCAGTAGGAACTGGACCATTCAAGTTTGAAAGTTGGACTCGTGGAGACCGCATCGAACTTTCAAGAAACGACGACTTCTGGGGTCAAAAAGCAGGCGTTAAAAACTTAACTTTCCGTGTTATTCCGGATAACGGAGCACGTTTCATGGAACTACAGTCTGGATCTATTGACTTAATGCTTGGTCTAAACCCACAGGATCTTGAACCAGCTGAAAATGCTGATGGTCTTCAAGTATTCCGTCGTCCTTCTATGAACGTTGGGTACATGGCGATGAACACAGATAAAGAAGGTCCACTAGCAAATAAGAAAGTACGTCAGGCAGTGAACCTAGCTGTTGATAAGAAAGAGCTTATTAAGTTGTTCGAAGGTCTTGGAAAGAGCGCGAAGAACCCGATGCCTCCAAGTCTATGGGGTTATAACGATGACATCGATCCTTACGGTTACGATGTAGAAAAAGCGAAAACGCTTCTAGCTGAAGCTGGATATGGTGACGGTATTAACATTACGCTTTACACAATGCCAAACCCTCGTCCATACATGCCACAACCTAAAGTTACAGCACAAGCTATTCAGCAAATGTTGAAAAAAGCAAACATTAACGTTGAGATTGTTGAAAACGATTGGGAAACACACCTAGAAGTAACACAAAATGGTGAGCATGACATGGCACTTCTTGGTTGGACTGGTGACAATGGTGACCCAGATAACTTCCTTTATGTATTACTAGATAAAGATAATGCAAAAGTAGGTTCTGCAGGTAACATTGCATTCTACAAAAACGATGAAGTTCATGATCTACTAAAGAGCGCTCAGTCTGAAATGGAGCAGTCCAAACGTGCTGAGAAATACAAAAAGGCTCAAGAGATTATCCATGAAGATGCTCCATGGTTGCCAATTGCGCACACAACTCCACCTCTAGTAGGTAAAGATAATATTAAAGGTTATGTGCCACATGCAACTGGTTCTGAGAAGCTACACACAATCACTTTTGAATAA
- a CDS encoding HD-GYP domain-containing protein: MFKIMMGIIDGWHKPHWPHYVFGYLSIGCLTGIVWMVVYLTGGTMYVFLHLMYIPVILAGFLFRMRGGMLFGLLGGVILGPFMPLDVANDLDQTFFSMLYRTFFFILVGSIVGKMASILRERLGEITLFLDTISSIYENTLENYVKIIEMRDNKTSQHCERVAYNAWLLGKHIGLKNDELEALYWSGLLHDLGKIGVSENILLKPGKLTAEEYDEMKKHTEIGSKVLLNISPSFARIASGVRSHHEKWAGHGYPDGLKGEGIPLFGRILVIVDIFEALTSSRPYKEAVSPSKALETMMKTKYRDFDPYIFVSFVELYSENRIWIEGHPYKLDPSFEDRSIVNTFRE, translated from the coding sequence TTGTTTAAGATCATGATGGGTATAATAGATGGTTGGCATAAGCCTCATTGGCCACATTATGTGTTTGGGTATTTATCTATTGGCTGCCTAACTGGTATTGTATGGATGGTTGTTTATCTAACTGGCGGAACGATGTATGTATTCTTGCACCTAATGTATATACCTGTGATTTTAGCTGGATTCTTATTTCGGATGAGGGGAGGCATGCTTTTTGGATTGTTGGGCGGAGTTATATTGGGGCCTTTCATGCCATTAGATGTCGCTAATGATTTGGATCAGACCTTCTTTTCGATGTTGTATCGGACTTTCTTTTTCATACTTGTAGGGTCTATCGTTGGGAAGATGGCTTCCATATTGAGAGAGCGATTGGGTGAAATAACCCTTTTTCTTGATACCATATCAAGTATTTATGAAAATACGCTGGAAAATTATGTTAAAATAATTGAAATGAGAGATAACAAAACATCTCAGCATTGTGAACGTGTAGCTTATAACGCATGGTTACTAGGGAAACATATCGGGTTAAAGAACGATGAGCTTGAAGCACTTTACTGGTCAGGTTTACTTCATGATTTAGGAAAGATAGGTGTGTCAGAAAATATCCTTTTAAAACCTGGAAAGTTAACTGCGGAAGAATATGATGAAATGAAAAAGCATACAGAAATCGGAAGTAAAGTTCTGTTAAATATTTCTCCTTCTTTTGCGAGGATTGCTAGTGGGGTTAGGTCTCATCATGAAAAGTGGGCAGGACATGGTTATCCCGATGGCCTAAAAGGGGAGGGTATTCCTTTATTTGGTAGAATACTGGTCATCGTCGATATTTTTGAAGCTCTAACAAGTTCACGCCCTTATAAAGAAGCAGTTTCACCTAGCAAGGCGCTTGAAACCATGATGAAGACAAAATATAGAGATTTTGATCCATATATTTTTGTGAGTTTCGTGGAGCTATATAGTGAAAACAGGATTTGGATTGAAGGTCACCCATATAAATTAGATCCTTCTTTTGAAGATAGGTCGATTGTAAATACATTTAGGGAATAA
- a CDS encoding DUF6305 family protein, whose product MKKYSLAAFLLFLCVGVMLVNQRTSEGENMNTWPNLPAPIGEAPMLITSAGQATEGKVFSFITKDLHLEGDYRPRALASDLYDYNTLVIVAGYSPHGLNQTYRSIKEEKKRVHRLLHEAERSSIPSIMIHMGGAARDDEITWSIMEESMHHLDYVIGFRKMKQKKELVKLADDYDVPVTLVDEMEDLRTPFNSVFR is encoded by the coding sequence TTGAAAAAATATTCTCTAGCTGCATTTTTGCTCTTCCTATGTGTAGGCGTTATGCTCGTGAATCAGCGTACTAGTGAAGGGGAAAATATGAATACATGGCCCAATTTACCTGCGCCAATCGGTGAAGCACCTATGCTGATCACCTCTGCAGGGCAGGCAACAGAGGGGAAGGTTTTTTCTTTTATCACAAAAGACCTTCACTTAGAAGGTGATTATCGCCCAAGAGCACTAGCTTCAGATTTATATGATTACAACACTCTCGTTATCGTTGCAGGATATAGCCCACACGGCTTAAACCAAACCTATCGTTCGATTAAAGAGGAAAAGAAACGTGTTCATCGCTTGCTGCATGAGGCTGAGAGAAGTTCTATCCCGAGCATTATGATACATATGGGAGGAGCTGCTCGCGATGATGAGATAACTTGGTCAATCATGGAGGAATCGATGCATCACCTTGACTATGTGATTGGCTTTCGAAAAATGAAGCAGAAAAAAGAACTTGTAAAGCTTGCTGACGATTACGACGTGCCAGTAACGCTTGTAGATGAAATGGAGGATCTTAGGACCCCATTTAACTCTGTGTTTCGGTAG
- a CDS encoding ABC transporter ATP-binding protein, producing the protein MSNLLEVKNLKKHFPIKKGAIFPKKVGAVKAVDGVSFHVRKGETLGLVGESGCGKSTTGRAILNLIQPSEGEVIYKGEDISHYKGEKLRKLRKDIQIIFQDPYASLNPRMTVEQIIAEPMRAFGIPKQERQEKIDYLLDVVGLSSYHKHRYPHEFSGGQRQRIGIARALTLDPELIICDEPVSALDVSIQAQVINLMEDLQKEFDLTFIFIAHDLSVVHHISDRVAVMYLGEIVEVGEVEELYANPKHPYTQALLSAIPEADPHLKRDRMVLEGDLPSPSNPPAGCKFHTRCPFAEEICRTEHPELKDVSTGDHQAACHLVKEVVGSNG; encoded by the coding sequence ATGAGCAATCTCTTAGAAGTTAAAAATCTAAAAAAGCATTTTCCTATTAAAAAAGGAGCTATTTTCCCGAAAAAGGTAGGAGCCGTTAAAGCTGTGGATGGCGTTTCTTTTCACGTTCGAAAAGGAGAAACGTTAGGACTTGTAGGGGAAAGTGGTTGTGGAAAATCTACCACTGGCCGAGCAATTTTGAATCTGATTCAGCCATCAGAAGGCGAGGTTATTTATAAAGGAGAGGACATTTCCCATTACAAAGGGGAAAAGCTTCGTAAATTACGCAAGGATATCCAGATTATTTTCCAGGATCCTTATGCATCCTTAAATCCGCGTATGACGGTCGAGCAGATCATTGCTGAACCGATGAGAGCTTTTGGAATTCCTAAGCAAGAACGACAAGAAAAGATTGATTACTTACTTGATGTGGTGGGATTGAGTTCATACCACAAACATCGTTATCCACATGAATTCAGTGGAGGGCAGCGTCAACGTATTGGGATTGCGAGAGCTCTTACGCTTGATCCAGAGTTAATCATTTGTGATGAGCCAGTATCCGCATTAGACGTGTCCATTCAGGCGCAGGTGATCAACTTAATGGAAGACCTGCAAAAAGAGTTTGATCTCACATTTATTTTTATCGCCCATGACCTTAGTGTCGTGCACCATATAAGTGATCGCGTAGCGGTTATGTACTTAGGAGAAATTGTTGAGGTTGGGGAAGTGGAAGAGCTTTATGCCAATCCCAAACATCCTTATACACAGGCATTACTTTCTGCTATTCCAGAAGCCGATCCACACCTTAAGCGTGATCGCATGGTTCTTGAAGGCGACCTTCCAAGTCCGTCAAATCCACCAGCAGGGTGTAAGTTCCACACGAGGTGCCCATTTGCAGAGGAGATTTGCCGGACGGAACATCCTGAGCTGAAAGATGTCTCTACAGGAGATCATCAGGCAGCTTGTCATCTTGTTAAGGAGGTGGTTGGAAGTAACGGATAG
- the nikC gene encoding nickel transporter permease — protein MSAQMDLQQNSKVKAKKPKKESSLWGDAFSRILKSKTSFIGLMIIMLLIVVAALAPILAPYHPIDDGSIIDRYQPPSSEHWLGTDQLGRDILSRIIYGARISIKIGVIAVGIAFVVGTLLGGIAGYIGRWVDNVIMRVIDIMMAFPSILLAIAMVAILGKSLTNAMIAVGLVGVPQFARIVRSTVLSIKEKEFVESARASGVKNGRILMRHVLPNCMAPIIVQATLSVGTAILDAAGLSFLGLGAQGATPEWGVMLSDGRAALQTSPWVITFPGLAIFLVVLGFNLFGDGLRDALDPRLKQ, from the coding sequence ATGTCAGCACAAATGGACTTACAGCAAAATTCGAAAGTGAAAGCAAAAAAGCCAAAAAAAGAATCCAGCTTATGGGGGGATGCTTTTTCTCGAATATTAAAGAGTAAAACATCTTTCATTGGATTAATGATTATTATGTTACTCATTGTTGTTGCAGCTCTCGCACCAATTCTTGCACCATACCACCCAATTGATGATGGTAGTATTATTGATCGTTATCAACCACCTTCTTCAGAACACTGGCTGGGAACAGATCAGTTAGGTCGAGATATTTTGAGTCGTATTATTTATGGTGCTCGTATATCGATTAAGATTGGCGTTATAGCTGTTGGAATTGCTTTTGTTGTGGGGACGTTATTAGGTGGAATTGCTGGATACATTGGTCGTTGGGTCGATAATGTAATCATGCGTGTTATCGATATTATGATGGCATTCCCAAGTATTCTACTAGCGATCGCAATGGTTGCGATTCTTGGTAAAAGCTTAACCAATGCGATGATTGCCGTTGGTTTAGTAGGGGTACCACAGTTCGCACGTATTGTCCGTTCAACCGTTCTCTCCATTAAGGAAAAAGAATTTGTTGAATCTGCCCGTGCATCTGGAGTGAAAAACGGTCGTATTTTAATGCGTCATGTTTTACCGAACTGTATGGCACCCATAATCGTTCAGGCTACATTAAGTGTAGGTACAGCTATTCTTGATGCAGCTGGTCTAAGCTTCCTTGGCCTCGGAGCTCAAGGTGCTACGCCTGAGTGGGGCGTTATGCTGAGTGATGGGAGAGCAGCTCTTCAAACCTCACCATGGGTTATCACATTCCCAGGCTTAGCCATTTTCTTAGTTGTACTAGGCTTTAATCTGTTCGGAGATGGTTTGCGTGACGCACTTGATCCAAGGTTGAAGCAATAG
- a CDS encoding sensor histidine kinase KdpD has translation MYDDRRIAIGSVGAFLLLIGLLLPTYTADWTSWLYENIEWSLQSNDSGRLMITALSYISWYLMTFLFIYLGGMVLANIVARDHSSLLYQGLFVLIVLGSVYAFNELYNEHYSYLIHLLVLGILLFLQNFIPQQKYFYIMYIVILAFILFSVQWLNLIPSMTKFGFGSDDFAVSIKLADEYLTDHILFNTLSTILFGVFFVIAIIVTTILHLYSKQVMISKQFQEQTQELKETRGALIETNVYKEIHSLVHDLKTPLVTVEGLLSLLAMKIQDTKSQAYFHKINGSIEKMKDMVSEILYEETKRELHVQELMNYVVSHISLDDPDIDLKVKVEDDLPMVRVNKIRMSRAISNVVENAILSLQDEGGEVNVHCQESDEGVLITVQDDGMGIDPAYLEDIWEEGFSTKDSSGIGLPFVKNVIHQHGGTVQIESEPQVYTRVDMFIPFQSKEDNEDDSRH, from the coding sequence ATGTATGATGATAGAAGAATTGCCATTGGCTCGGTAGGCGCATTTCTATTATTAATCGGCTTGTTGTTACCCACATATACAGCAGATTGGACATCGTGGCTCTATGAGAATATTGAATGGAGTCTGCAATCCAATGATAGCGGCCGTTTAATGATTACCGCACTATCCTATATTTCCTGGTATTTAATGACGTTTTTGTTCATATATTTAGGCGGCATGGTTCTGGCCAATATTGTTGCTAGAGATCACTCGTCTTTACTATATCAAGGGTTGTTTGTGCTTATTGTGTTAGGAAGCGTGTATGCTTTCAATGAATTGTACAATGAGCATTACTCCTACTTAATTCATTTGCTTGTACTTGGTATATTATTGTTTTTGCAAAATTTCATCCCACAACAGAAGTATTTTTATATTATGTACATTGTGATTCTCGCATTTATTCTCTTTTCTGTGCAATGGCTAAACTTGATCCCAAGCATGACGAAGTTTGGGTTTGGTAGTGATGATTTTGCTGTAAGCATTAAGCTAGCGGATGAATACTTAACCGACCATATTCTGTTTAACACGTTATCTACGATTTTATTTGGTGTATTTTTTGTCATTGCGATTATCGTAACAACGATTCTGCACTTATATAGTAAACAGGTTATGATCTCCAAACAGTTCCAAGAGCAAACCCAGGAATTAAAAGAGACTCGTGGTGCACTCATTGAAACGAATGTGTATAAAGAAATCCATTCCCTCGTCCATGATTTGAAGACACCGCTAGTCACGGTTGAAGGATTGCTTTCTTTGTTGGCTATGAAAATCCAAGATACGAAGTCTCAAGCTTACTTTCACAAAATCAATGGTTCCATTGAGAAGATGAAAGATATGGTATCCGAGATTTTGTATGAGGAAACGAAACGGGAACTCCATGTTCAAGAGCTTATGAACTATGTGGTCAGTCACATTTCCTTGGACGATCCGGATATTGATTTAAAGGTGAAGGTGGAAGATGATTTGCCGATGGTCCGAGTGAATAAAATTCGGATGTCACGCGCCATTTCGAACGTCGTGGAAAATGCCATACTTTCCCTGCAAGATGAAGGGGGAGAGGTGAACGTGCATTGCCAGGAAAGTGACGAAGGCGTTTTAATCACCGTGCAAGATGATGGAATGGGTATTGATCCAGCCTACCTTGAAGATATTTGGGAGGAAGGCTTCAGTACAAAGGATTCGTCGGGAATTGGACTCCCTTTTGTGAAGAATGTCATTCATCAACATGGAGGCACGGTTCAAATTGAGAGTGAGCCCCAGGTGTACACACGTGTAGACATGTTCATTCCATTTCAGTCTAAGGAGGATAACGAAGATGATTCTCGTCATTGA
- a CDS encoding response regulator: protein MILVIDDNEDIRYTIQEICDFGGWEVEGCSNGKEGVEHFDPFKHDLVLVDFHMPEWDGVKTVKELRKKAPHVPVIVLTVDERQEVADQFLQAGATDFALKPLKAPDLISRIRLNLKMAKLQNDQQSAFVDKGIKEETLKQIQSYLAGQSEAKTINEIQKDLPVSYQTVHRYLNYLVEMGEVECQSHYGTKGRPKNKYAKI from the coding sequence ATGATTCTCGTCATTGATGACAACGAAGATATACGCTACACCATACAAGAGATATGTGATTTTGGAGGCTGGGAAGTAGAAGGCTGTTCAAATGGAAAAGAAGGTGTCGAGCATTTCGATCCATTTAAGCATGACCTTGTCTTGGTGGATTTTCATATGCCAGAGTGGGACGGCGTGAAGACTGTCAAAGAATTACGTAAAAAAGCTCCTCATGTTCCTGTGATCGTTCTTACAGTCGATGAACGTCAGGAAGTCGCAGATCAATTCCTGCAAGCAGGTGCAACAGACTTTGCTTTGAAGCCTCTAAAAGCGCCTGATTTGATATCTCGTATTCGATTAAATTTAAAAATGGCTAAGCTCCAAAATGACCAACAATCCGCATTTGTGGATAAAGGTATTAAAGAGGAAACACTAAAACAAATCCAATCCTACCTGGCTGGCCAGTCTGAAGCTAAAACCATAAACGAAATTCAAAAGGATCTACCTGTTTCTTATCAAACCGTTCACCGTTATTTAAACTACCTGGTGGAAATGGGAGAAGTAGAGTGTCAGAGCCACTATGGTACAAAAGGTAGACCAAAAAATAAATATGCGAAAATCTGA